A stretch of Halomonas elongata DSM 2581 DNA encodes these proteins:
- a CDS encoding TonB-dependent receptor, with product MSLMHRTPHRSKNSHGTTLTNTFFIPCVALFAGHAIAQDGEDSSNATKLDTIVVTGEKMERSLHRTASSVSVITADDVESEPQAQTVPDILDGVPNILYTSKTDAPIIRGVDTKGPVRAGNAYLSKPVPRATISVDGRYLSSAEYGIGAATLWDVDSIEVFRGPQTTSQGANSIAGAIVINTKDPTFTPEWGGQLLYGSENKQRASFVASGPLSDDFAARLALDYSGRDTFVSYTNPEFTAHDKDLDFENFNARLKALWQPLDIPGIEAKFTFSHTEVDRPSSEPVSKPYKDHNSETLYVDTQETVSDTAILDLDYDFGNDVRISNQLQYSSGEFNFYFSPPFSGTASRDFDNISNELRLNFGSTESEFSGFSGVYYSHENSKNKLDNSLGWTDADITQDSLGIFSEVSWRFIDDWTLTGGLRYQRDRIQHEGIASYVPDVDYAYDETFDAVLPKVSLAYDISDDVTVGALISKGYVPGGTGVDFSGGKYYTFNEETAWNYELFTRANFLDDRLFLSSNLFYTVYEDSQRSVTDYTDDGRRSSIIVNGDEAKAYGLEMNTDYQATDALRLHAGLGLLKTNVSEFNDSRGSEFVDNEFSQSPGYMFNIGAAWDINSQFRLSGDIRHTDGYFSTDDNDPSLHVDSYTLANAKLTHYLTDNIELFAYVDNIWDEDAPTQKFTDRSAGVSAYIVSPREFGVGLKASF from the coding sequence ATGTCTTTAATGCATCGCACGCCCCATCGCTCAAAAAATTCTCATGGAACGACTTTAACCAATACTTTTTTCATCCCCTGTGTGGCACTTTTCGCAGGGCATGCCATAGCCCAGGACGGTGAAGATTCCAGCAATGCAACAAAGCTGGACACCATTGTCGTCACGGGCGAGAAGATGGAAAGATCATTGCACCGGACCGCCAGTAGTGTATCTGTCATCACCGCTGATGATGTCGAGAGCGAGCCACAGGCACAAACGGTTCCCGATATTCTGGATGGCGTACCGAATATACTGTACACAAGCAAGACAGACGCACCGATAATTCGAGGCGTTGACACCAAAGGGCCTGTTAGAGCAGGGAATGCCTATCTGTCCAAACCGGTTCCACGAGCGACAATCAGTGTAGATGGCCGCTATCTCAGCTCGGCCGAATACGGCATCGGCGCCGCCACGCTGTGGGATGTCGACTCGATCGAAGTCTTCCGCGGGCCGCAGACTACCAGCCAGGGAGCCAATAGTATCGCAGGCGCCATTGTCATTAACACCAAGGATCCGACGTTCACCCCTGAATGGGGAGGCCAGCTATTATATGGTAGCGAAAACAAGCAACGTGCCTCCTTCGTCGCATCTGGACCACTGTCTGATGACTTCGCTGCACGTCTCGCCCTCGACTATAGCGGACGAGATACTTTCGTCTCCTACACCAACCCCGAGTTTACGGCGCACGACAAGGATCTGGATTTCGAGAATTTCAACGCACGACTCAAGGCTCTCTGGCAACCACTCGATATCCCCGGGATCGAAGCGAAATTCACCTTTTCTCACACGGAAGTTGATCGTCCATCAAGCGAACCTGTATCGAAACCATACAAGGATCATAATAGCGAAACCCTTTATGTAGACACTCAAGAGACGGTAAGCGACACAGCCATACTCGATCTTGACTATGATTTCGGCAATGATGTGCGCATCAGCAACCAGCTTCAATATTCTTCAGGGGAGTTTAATTTCTACTTCTCTCCACCGTTTTCCGGAACTGCGTCCCGGGACTTTGACAACATATCCAACGAGCTGCGCCTTAATTTCGGCAGCACGGAATCGGAATTCAGTGGTTTCTCCGGAGTTTACTATTCACACGAGAACTCCAAGAACAAGCTTGACAATAGTCTAGGATGGACCGATGCCGATATCACACAGGATAGCCTCGGTATTTTTTCCGAAGTTTCGTGGAGATTCATCGACGACTGGACGCTGACAGGTGGGCTACGCTACCAGCGTGACCGTATACAGCATGAAGGTATTGCAAGCTATGTTCCAGATGTCGATTATGCCTATGACGAAACCTTTGATGCGGTGCTTCCCAAAGTCTCCCTTGCCTACGATATCTCGGACGATGTCACCGTGGGTGCGTTGATCAGCAAAGGGTATGTTCCGGGTGGAACGGGTGTCGATTTCTCAGGAGGAAAATACTACACCTTCAATGAAGAAACCGCTTGGAACTATGAACTCTTCACTCGAGCAAACTTTCTCGATGATCGTCTCTTCCTCTCCAGCAACCTCTTCTATACAGTCTACGAAGACTCGCAACGTTCCGTCACCGATTACACTGACGATGGCCGGAGGAGCTCGATAATCGTCAATGGGGATGAAGCAAAAGCCTACGGCCTCGAGATGAATACTGACTATCAGGCAACGGATGCCCTTCGTCTGCATGCTGGACTTGGTCTCTTGAAAACAAACGTCAGTGAGTTCAATGACTCTCGAGGCTCAGAATTCGTTGACAATGAGTTTTCCCAATCTCCCGGCTACATGTTCAATATTGGCGCCGCATGGGATATCAATTCACAGTTCCGTCTGAGTGGGGACATCCGTCATACGGATGGTTATTTCTCGACCGATGATAACGACCCGAGCCTTCATGTCGATTCCTACACCCTTGCCAATGCCAAGTTGACGCACTACCTGACCGACAATATCGAGCTCTTCGCTTATGTCGACAACATCTGGGATGAAGATGCTCCGACGCAGAAATTCACCGACCGCTCTGCCGGGGTTTCTGCCTATATCGTATCTCCTCGTGAATTCGGGGTAGGGCTGAAAGCCAGCTTCTGA
- a CDS encoding histidine decarboxylase, producing MTLSIEDHGKLDEFWAYCVKNQYFNIGYPESADFDYTILERFLRFSLNNCGDWSEYCNYLLNSFSFEKEVMEYFANLFAIPFEESWGYVTNGGTEGNMFGCYLAREIFPEGTLYFSGDTHYSVSKIARLLRMKAKAIKSKPDGEIDYDNLISSISLDGEKNPIIFANIGTTLKGAVDDISIIQERLSQAGIERDNYYIHADAALSGMILPFTDNPQPFSFADGVDSISVSGHKMIGSPIPCGVVVAKQRHVSLITSRVDYILADDKTISGSRNGHTPLMMWTAMRSHSFSDWRNRITRCLDLAQHAVDCFRQKGINAWRHRNSITVVFPKPSDALCKKHCLAASGDIAHLITTGHHHDTHKIDTLISDIVAEICHHQTSDVQDKIESTSNHSWAGTAF from the coding sequence ATGACCCTATCCATCGAGGACCACGGCAAGCTCGACGAATTCTGGGCCTACTGTGTGAAGAATCAGTATTTCAATATTGGATACCCGGAGTCCGCAGACTTCGACTACACCATCCTGGAGCGGTTCTTGAGATTTTCCCTCAACAACTGCGGCGACTGGTCGGAATATTGTAACTACCTTCTCAATTCCTTCAGCTTCGAAAAGGAAGTCATGGAGTACTTCGCCAACCTCTTCGCCATTCCTTTCGAAGAGAGCTGGGGCTATGTGACCAATGGGGGAACTGAAGGCAACATGTTCGGGTGCTACCTGGCAAGAGAAATATTTCCTGAAGGAACCCTTTATTTTTCCGGAGACACTCACTACTCCGTATCCAAGATAGCACGCCTTCTACGTATGAAGGCTAAAGCCATAAAATCAAAGCCTGATGGCGAGATAGACTACGATAACCTCATCAGCAGCATCTCTCTTGATGGCGAGAAGAACCCAATTATCTTCGCCAACATCGGCACAACCCTGAAGGGTGCTGTCGATGACATTTCCATCATACAGGAACGATTGAGCCAGGCCGGAATAGAGCGAGACAACTACTATATACATGCCGACGCGGCACTCAGCGGAATGATTCTCCCATTCACGGATAACCCACAGCCTTTCAGCTTTGCGGATGGCGTAGATTCGATTTCCGTTTCTGGCCACAAGATGATCGGATCCCCCATCCCCTGTGGGGTCGTCGTTGCTAAGCAGAGGCATGTTTCTCTTATCACCTCCAGAGTCGACTATATCCTGGCCGACGACAAGACGATCAGTGGTTCACGCAATGGACACACACCCTTGATGATGTGGACGGCAATGCGGAGCCACTCATTCTCCGATTGGCGAAACCGCATTACCCGCTGTCTGGACCTGGCCCAGCATGCCGTTGATTGCTTCCGTCAGAAAGGTATCAATGCCTGGCGACACAGAAACTCTATTACTGTCGTCTTTCCCAAACCGTCCGATGCATTATGCAAGAAACATTGCTTGGCTGCTTCCGGAGATATCGCCCACCTGATCACTACAGGCCACCATCATGACACCCATAAAATTGACACCTTGATCAGCGATATTGTGGCAGAAATTTGCCATCACCAGACCTCAGACGTGCAGGATAAAATCGAATCAACCAGCAATCATTCCTGGGCAGGAACTGCCTTCTGA
- a CDS encoding condensation domain-containing protein → MMENQPESQPDSRLSNHEEYIWMQQQSPDSSLSELRAWKLGDKVELSRLLQALQTLTQHYPELDARYRFRDDGELVKTYAASTSPRVDLRQAHTTSDMARQLVEWQEVHWDLERVPPFKAAIIHCNEDVILALAAHKILAESWCVSRILQTVSGLYLDEPLASARHVLPAERVPALPSSVAPIQWSRNASGHAIQSLQTPLVPLGRARYLALKYKVSLSTHEIPLAPIASEGVDITTLRVIIATHFARFIAETGQHETIGLSLITPGGTHRLTLRPGDGDVLAHRTIMETIKGHASSISEPDDALPWIEINLTGGLTSPDGIIDQELLIPTREAHTDFMLAIMPDHGSSIDLVLTTGQAVSSHAGVFLLDRFLCRLASGEPSVSGLDTQPATSAEDTREDVADRLDIAMIILEEFRTTLGAPEMQQDDDFFDFGGHSLLATRIIGRLLDSHGLEVNFNDFFDAPSAEALAARISVTRADCSPSPSPPQTVASSKAPLALAQTSLWKAYAAHDFGTIFNLPFGLEFLDAVDESLFEQAFRDVLKRHAGLRTLFYQQDGRTWQQAISISELADYRWFWTSRESQGITLQDEASHRFDLASELPLRVRFLRDSKTGNQVLSLLVHHMAIDEWSLNTVIDDLRHAYLARSSGSEPLWTRPAPPFHDFAHQQHTAGVDPGHLQYWKDRLAGANSQLQLFSGDKPEETETASLAADWIEQPLTQEISNRLYAIARHHNVSLFNVIYTAIALTLHSIGQSRDIVIGTSASGRTDPTFYETVGYFTTMVAHRISVTPEMPIARLLDNIQHQIGESMAYADVPIDLIQQALGMAEGDGLPFEAYVQIHAKNALNGSLATADGETIRYRQIDPDKSESMFDLQFEIMEDNIEGENHLRLVITYNADRYHKEQAEKLGATIRKTLSFFAEHELLNAPVSEVTL, encoded by the coding sequence ATGATGGAAAATCAGCCAGAGAGCCAACCAGATTCCAGACTTTCCAACCATGAAGAATATATCTGGATGCAACAACAGAGCCCCGACAGCTCGTTGAGCGAGTTGCGCGCATGGAAACTAGGCGACAAGGTCGAACTATCCCGACTGCTGCAAGCCCTCCAGACACTGACGCAGCATTACCCCGAGCTCGATGCCCGCTACCGCTTCCGTGATGATGGCGAGCTGGTCAAGACGTACGCCGCCTCCACCAGCCCCAGAGTCGATCTCCGACAGGCACACACAACCTCGGACATGGCGCGTCAACTTGTGGAATGGCAGGAGGTTCATTGGGACCTCGAGAGAGTTCCTCCTTTCAAGGCAGCGATCATCCATTGCAATGAAGACGTCATCCTGGCACTTGCTGCCCACAAGATCCTGGCTGAAAGCTGGTGCGTTTCCCGCATTCTGCAGACAGTGTCCGGGCTCTACCTGGATGAGCCTCTTGCTTCTGCCCGACACGTCCTGCCTGCCGAACGGGTACCGGCGCTCCCTTCGAGCGTGGCGCCCATCCAGTGGTCTCGCAATGCCTCAGGGCATGCCATCCAGAGTCTCCAGACACCCTTGGTGCCTCTCGGCAGAGCCCGGTATCTGGCCCTGAAATACAAGGTCTCTCTATCGACACATGAAATCCCCCTTGCCCCTATCGCCAGCGAGGGAGTGGATATCACGACGCTCCGGGTCATCATTGCCACGCATTTTGCCCGCTTCATCGCCGAAACGGGACAACATGAAACGATCGGCTTGAGCCTGATCACTCCTGGGGGAACTCATCGGCTGACACTTCGCCCTGGCGATGGTGACGTGCTGGCACACCGCACGATAATGGAAACGATCAAAGGGCATGCCTCCTCCATCTCGGAACCTGATGATGCCCTGCCCTGGATCGAGATCAACCTGACCGGAGGCCTGACAAGCCCTGATGGCATCATCGATCAGGAACTGCTGATTCCCACCCGCGAGGCTCATACCGACTTCATGCTTGCCATCATGCCTGACCATGGGTCATCCATTGACCTCGTCCTTACCACCGGCCAGGCGGTTTCCTCGCATGCGGGCGTATTCCTCCTCGATCGCTTCCTTTGCCGATTGGCATCAGGAGAACCATCCGTGTCGGGCCTGGATACGCAGCCAGCTACCAGTGCCGAAGACACAAGAGAAGACGTCGCCGACCGGCTGGATATCGCCATGATTATTCTGGAGGAGTTTCGCACTACACTCGGCGCCCCCGAAATGCAGCAGGATGATGATTTCTTCGACTTTGGCGGCCACTCTCTGCTGGCAACACGCATCATCGGCCGTCTACTGGATTCGCACGGATTGGAAGTCAATTTCAATGACTTCTTCGACGCTCCTTCGGCAGAAGCGCTTGCCGCTCGGATATCGGTGACGAGAGCTGACTGCAGCCCCTCTCCTTCTCCCCCCCAGACTGTCGCTTCTTCCAAGGCTCCTCTCGCGCTGGCCCAGACCTCGTTATGGAAGGCCTATGCCGCTCACGACTTTGGCACTATCTTCAACCTTCCCTTCGGGCTGGAGTTTTTGGACGCCGTTGACGAGAGCCTGTTCGAACAGGCCTTCAGGGATGTGCTCAAGCGGCATGCAGGCCTGCGTACCCTGTTCTACCAGCAAGACGGCAGGACATGGCAGCAGGCCATTTCCATCTCGGAACTGGCCGATTATCGCTGGTTCTGGACCAGCCGCGAAAGCCAGGGCATCACCCTGCAGGACGAGGCTTCACACCGCTTCGATCTAGCGAGCGAGCTGCCGCTCCGCGTCCGTTTCCTGCGCGACTCGAAAACCGGGAATCAGGTTCTGTCACTGCTCGTTCATCACATGGCGATTGACGAGTGGTCTCTCAATACCGTGATAGACGACTTGCGACATGCCTATCTTGCTCGCAGCTCGGGCAGCGAACCCCTCTGGACAAGACCGGCTCCACCCTTCCACGACTTTGCCCATCAGCAGCACACCGCGGGAGTCGATCCAGGCCATCTTCAATACTGGAAGGACCGACTGGCCGGAGCCAACTCCCAACTGCAACTTTTCAGTGGAGATAAGCCGGAGGAGACCGAAACCGCCTCCCTGGCGGCGGACTGGATCGAACAGCCACTCACGCAGGAAATCAGCAATCGGCTCTATGCCATTGCGCGACACCACAACGTTTCGCTGTTCAATGTCATCTATACCGCCATTGCACTGACATTGCACAGCATCGGGCAGTCACGGGACATCGTCATCGGTACCTCCGCTTCGGGACGCACCGACCCGACGTTTTACGAGACGGTCGGCTACTTCACCACTATGGTCGCCCACCGGATCTCGGTGACGCCCGAAATGCCGATCGCCAGGCTACTCGACAACATTCAGCACCAGATCGGCGAGTCGATGGCCTATGCAGATGTACCAATCGACCTCATTCAACAGGCGCTAGGCATGGCAGAGGGTGATGGCCTGCCGTTCGAAGCCTATGTGCAGATCCACGCCAAGAATGCCCTGAATGGCTCCCTTGCCACCGCAGATGGAGAAACCATCAGGTACCGCCAGATCGATCCAGACAAGAGCGAGTCGATGTTCGACCTTCAGTTCGAAATCATGGAGGACAATATCGAAGGCGAAAATCACCTGCGCTTGGTGATCACCTATAACGCTGACCGCTACCACAAGGAGCAGGCCGAAAAGCTCGGTGCCACCATCCGCAAGACGCTCTCCTTCTTCGCCGAGCATGAGTTGCTGAATGCGCCGGTCAGCGAAGTGACCCTATGA
- a CDS encoding siderophore ABC transporter substrate-binding protein, with the protein MIENIKSGGRAAALAVAMLSLAPGVAQAGKDEEHTDPSGAFSPMTIEHSLGKTVIEERPERVAVLDMNELDFLDQLGVEVAGAPKDFVPDFLSQYKNDPDVMDLGFIVKPNIEKVYELHPDLVLMTSLQANHYDEISQFSPVLHFDVDYRNSQSGYIEVIRDHLMTLGRIFGKQELAREKGEELEEKAEEVRNVTEGRPEKALVVMHNNGTFASFGVNSRYGFVFDTLGVKPASTSPETGLHGQPISSEFIQESDPDILFVIDRTAVMEHRPVLNAESLANPLLRETKAWKNDRVIFVDPEAWYVTGASITPLNIIMDDVLKAYRG; encoded by the coding sequence ATGATCGAGAATATCAAGAGTGGTGGACGAGCGGCTGCGCTGGCCGTTGCCATGCTGTCCCTGGCACCTGGTGTCGCTCAGGCAGGGAAAGATGAGGAACATACCGATCCCTCTGGTGCCTTCAGTCCGATGACTATCGAGCATAGCCTGGGGAAGACGGTGATCGAGGAGCGGCCAGAACGCGTTGCTGTTCTCGATATGAACGAACTCGACTTTCTGGACCAGCTTGGCGTCGAGGTGGCGGGAGCTCCCAAGGATTTCGTGCCTGATTTCCTGTCCCAGTACAAGAATGATCCGGATGTCATGGATCTGGGGTTCATCGTCAAACCCAATATCGAGAAGGTTTATGAGCTTCATCCTGACCTGGTATTGATGACGTCCCTCCAGGCGAATCATTATGATGAAATAAGTCAGTTTTCTCCGGTGCTTCACTTCGATGTCGACTATCGTAACAGCCAGAGTGGGTATATTGAGGTGATCAGGGACCACCTGATGACACTGGGAAGGATCTTTGGCAAGCAGGAGTTGGCAAGGGAAAAAGGCGAGGAGCTCGAGGAGAAGGCTGAGGAGGTGAGGAACGTCACGGAAGGACGTCCGGAAAAAGCCCTCGTGGTGATGCACAACAATGGCACCTTTGCTTCCTTCGGTGTCAATTCGCGTTATGGCTTCGTATTTGACACTCTAGGCGTCAAGCCAGCCAGTACCTCACCTGAAACAGGACTACATGGCCAGCCGATCTCGAGCGAGTTCATTCAGGAATCCGATCCCGACATCCTTTTCGTCATTGATCGTACCGCCGTGATGGAGCATCGCCCCGTGCTGAATGCCGAGAGTCTGGCGAACCCGCTTCTGCGCGAAACCAAGGCGTGGAAGAATGATCGCGTGATCTTCGTCGACCCGGAAGCCTGGTATGTCACCGGGGCCAGCATTACGCCACTCAACATCATCATGGATGATGTTCTCAAGGCTTACCGCGGCTGA